From Chaetodon trifascialis isolate fChaTrf1 chromosome 1, fChaTrf1.hap1, whole genome shotgun sequence, one genomic window encodes:
- the xkr5b gene encoding XK-related protein 5b, whose protein sequence is MRDYSATPSNGGACMPCCQVCIFAFTAFLIIAERTALIYCFVYYLWVGHNYCYAYLAGFTALFLLPGWGPQWLSYLWYLSDGRIRRKSLTWTHILHLGIFKRLWECMSLPDEDVYGEIMQQADASALRLFEALVVTLPQTLLQTYVLICTDIGIKSPASVCFAVCLLSLAWALVLYARTCSLIRPGHLQMTPAAILCRLLWRVSMLGSRFAVLMLFTRIFKQWILGVIGVHWLGATFWMVSQQTDIIRSTNRWRIFNLVLGAIHIFLFLNVKYGQSRCRMAGFYLVMFLENALLLLASSWLFTMVSWDTVGIPAAVFCSFLIGVIALVLYYRFLHPKSFEIFQSIRHRGIGGACMERGSTLSLEEKVTPTFHHHATLSGGGTLMDLPIQWEGWKHHHWLLIRLAMKTGDVTRIWSSYGEGGLAGLMGLSEEVHSPDDFHVPRIPPVQPHVPQTLQAAPQPAPPQVTQVPQVREVVQPPKPAPSTVVARPVRKAPPTTIQDMRRFPEIIPVQEVILEETAEEDSSAPPSEDKGDEEFQSAAYGSPTLSSPRQPGSLRHVDSNAGTLTEASSSVGSLDIKTPGWSPERRSPLLISSPEKKNAMPGESSTTLYFSADAQSPSSGSYLGWGSELSPISTYRSPYRIREARFVTSTPRLEPRAGAESPGPAPVVVIPATPGTTPGGTPSSASPAASTPAASTPVASTPAASTPAASTPGASTPGTSTPGATTPGAQIIPITPVISHARKQMVQFVDSRERAV, encoded by the exons ATGAGAGACTACTCAGCGACTCCCAGCAATGGAGGCGCGTGCATGCCGTGCTGCCAAGTTTGCATCTTCGCCTTTACCGCATTTCTCATCATTGCAGAGAGGACGGCAC TGATCTACTGCTTTGTGTACTACCTGTGGGTGGGTCACAACTACTGCTATGCCTATCTTGCTGGCTTCACTGCACTGTTCCTGCTGCCAG GTTGGGGTCCTCAGTGGCTCAGTTATCTGTGGTACCTGTCAGATGGGCGCATCCGCAGGAAGTCTCTCACCTGGACACACATATTGCACCTTGGCATTTTCAAACG GCTGTGGGAATGCATGTCTCTGCCAGATGAGGATGTGTATGGCGAGATCATGCAGCAGGCTGATGCATCTGCCTTACGTCTGTTTGAGGCCTTGGTGGTCACCCTCCCTCAAACGCTGCTGCAGACCTATGTGCTCATCTGCACTGATATAGGAATCAAGTCTCCAG cctcagtgtgttttgcggtgtgtttgttgtctctgGCCTGGGCCTTGGTCCTCTATGCCAGAACCTGTTCACTCATCAGGCCAGGACACCTACAAATGACCCCCGCTGCCATTCTCTGTCGACTGCTGTGGAGG gtCAGTATGTTGGGATCGCGATTTGCTGTCCTCATGCTCTTCACACGCATCTTCAAACAGTGGATCCTGGGAGTCATTG gtgtgcaCTGGCTGGGGGCAACTTTCTGGATGGTGTCTCAGCAGACTGACATCATTCGTTCAACTAATCGATGGAGAATCTTCAACCTCGTTCTTGGAGCCATTCACATCTTCCTTTTCCTCAACGTGAAGTACGGACAATCCAGATGCCGCATGGCTGGTTTCTACCTG gTTATGTTCTTAGAGAACGCACTTCTTCTtctggcctcctcctggttGTTTACCATGGTGTCCTGGGACACTGTGGGAATCCCAGCTGCAGTGTTCTGTAGCTTCCTCATTG gAGTGATCGCGTTGGTGCTGTACTATCGCTTCCTCCACCCTAAATCCTTTGAGATTTTCCAGAGTATTCGCCACAGGGGGATAGGTGGAGCCTGCATGGAGCGTGGATCTACACTGTCACTGGAGGAGAAAGTCACACCCACTTTTCATCATCATGCAacactgtctg GAGGTGGAACCCTCATGGATCTCCCTATCCAATGGGAGGGCTGGAAACATCACCACTGGCTGCTGATTCGCTTGGCCATGAAGACAGGAGATGTAACTAGGATCTGGTCATCGTATGGCGAGGGGGGACTGGCCGGACTGATGGGGCTGTCAGAAGAAGTTCACTCCCCTGATGACTTCCATGTCCCTCGG ATTCCACCTGTTCAACCGCATGTTCCTCAGACCTTGCAAGCAGCTCCTCAACCAGCTCCACCACAGGTGACCCAGGTTCCACAG gtgagagaggtGGTGCAGCCACCAAAGCCAGCTCCATCCACTGTAGTTGCCAGGCCGGTGAGAAAAGCTCCCCCCACAACAATCCAGGACATGAGAAGGTTTCCAGAGATCATCCCGGTCCAGGAAGTCATTCTTGAAGAGACCGCAGAAGAGGATTCCAGCGCTCCACCATCAGAGGACAAAG gtgATGAGGAGTTTCAGAGTGCTGCTTATGGCTCGCCAACACTTTCATCTCCACGGCAACCAGGAAGCCTCCGCCACGTCGACAGCAACGCAGGGACCCTGACCGAAGCCTCGTCCTCTGTGGGTTCCCTGGACATCAAGACTCCCGGCTGGTCACCTGAGCGACGTTCACCTCTCCTGATTAGTTCCCCGGAGAAAAAAAATGCGATGCCTGGAGAGTCCAGTACCACTCTGTACTTCAGCGCAGATGCACAGTCTCCCTCTAGTGGGAGCTATCTTGGGTGGGGCTCCGAGTTGTCACCCATCTCCACCTACAGAAGTCCCTACCGCATCAGGGAGGCTCGTTTTGTCACATCCACCCCGCGACTGGAGCCTCGAGCCGGGGCTGAAAGTCCAGGCCCGGCCCCCGTCGTTGTCATCCCTGCCACTCCTGGTACAACACCTGGTGGAACCCCCAGTTCTGCAAGCCCTGCTGCTTCTACCCCTGCAGCTTCAACACCCGTGGCTTCAACACCCGCTGCTTCAACACCCGCTGCTTCGACTCCCGGTGCTTCAACTCCTGGCACCTCGACTCCTGGTGCTACTACGCCCGGTGCTCAGATCATTCCTATCACTCCAGTCATCTCCCACGCTCGCAAACAGATGGTCCAGTTTGTGGACAGTCGAGAGAGGGCGGTGTAA